One window of Catonella massiliensis genomic DNA carries:
- a CDS encoding SpaA isopeptide-forming pilin-related protein — MWEKTRLKRGALSVTLALGLVLTSFNPLGVFAKEAGGEQTTAFSESRVLAETGAKELTWKDSYRLDRTVMQDGNVIQNGSNEPTGKINPNKNFRVNMSVELPVATDGNARPYLKKDDFIRIPMIEKGVKLTGNLDLGKLDAKFMVNGTEHTVKNAFSAKVEADNATKTVYMVMTLLVDNNELQDATDLRANIKMDFDVDQDSMGKDAKGSYIYSAEKKIYLGKFDNKFVVEKTGTIDYDNGNVNWTVKVEKKGAAGEQTSLAGYRLEDPIGKVGAYIPKTFTVYEAGANNAPSNRIFGDDGSASSDFKYVTGATDAGNNNALTYVFPANAPGKAIVKFSTSLMKDSSDTYYTDLRNGFTRDNTAYLYQKETDGKYTVKVAENTTTVRWGGMWGVKYHGGYSEKNGIRDALLKDHLSDKGMTKDSFAELDEDVKVENGKHKVQWDIVFDATDKNLTNVKLRDELPLTGRYSKKEMTFDKAMVRKWDVTGHKWLYFDYANKTWGTDVKYITTQPQDGVYAIGDLNTVAKLTIWSEVEGLKGIDRFSNNARVMWGKDSKKYVDLSEGFDIGKKSIIKRAEGKYIESNPTWNIKVSKGTVDENKAKGIKTYVYDTLIDTSIGNSDEYYKLINGTSADKVAARENFSLENGDKKFASGVKVADIVYQAGTAKMSYEDGSFVDSLNNGALKATVHTLYYTKGTEKKAVGKILEVTGFEDCTKTLDNEGDKWYPFSFRTNILDADSLTGGSRRGNDSNLKYNQVMNLAYLYGSGKVGKNGEEGVEYGSFSDYWANYNHRMIQKDALTSDAAEKLIAGGESSYTAANANDVVNGTSGAYAKDYKSVVFRLSVNAENIKKLDTSKLEAFIKDSIDSKFKIVPLNDKYNYLVFKGTPRTAFTGAGYTNDAYVTAEGSPVDANDIFTVSENVANGDKLDTTFTLKKLDAPYVILLRAQIRDGENGDEKKIINSKGAVTNDVAVTLHDVSFDGTKGKDYSLSSSKTVDYDTRFLSKEYKVEQGGIIRWTIEYNPAIMDAGTKGEIEAAKDDSAADKKDITLYDILEKGLNVFQENDKPILGKGYYSLEMVDKDGNSVPYSAKLTDLLSFGKEGGKEALTLKIPNNERMNKFIFSYSTILDKNAPKDIKNTVQIRINGEKKSEAEVATYTVSAGVSLDTFVTEGNLTAKIVKTDAETGKPIKGVEFELTYPNGTVKKAATDATGVVKFASLEAGNGYKLREFSAEGYEVDKNTYVFNVERITVPNGKTLTIGGFAVEGTPVGEQQLKFGDGVVGGSDGRTIVATNKKIGELKDETSFNLIKADYDVNKDVITKAGVTVNEIKSRLDGVKFTLTSGSSVIAEGTTSTPAGIVTFEGLASGKYTLKEASAKAGYKALDKTYTVVVTTAAINKAAGKAVVDEIAVVEKDENVGLVGDSIVVLNHKENVTPNPVPGPNPNPNPNPNPNPNPNPGPNPNPNPGPSPSPNPSPSPNPNPSPNPNPSPNPNPTPTVPTTDIPNNDTPTYPSDNFPNPNDPKSPDEFVSVDDNGTPKGRYVKKKKPDGTNEYVKVNDDGTPKGTKGGKNRLPRTGGSDTMVYYLGGAMLIFLASGIVVRRKKVNK; from the coding sequence ATGTGGGAAAAAACCAGACTTAAAAGAGGTGCCCTAAGTGTGACGCTCGCTTTAGGACTTGTGCTTACAAGTTTCAACCCTCTTGGCGTATTTGCAAAGGAAGCAGGGGGAGAACAGACTACAGCATTCAGTGAGAGCAGAGTGCTTGCAGAAACCGGAGCGAAAGAGCTTACCTGGAAAGACAGCTACCGTCTGGATCGCACTGTGATGCAGGATGGTAATGTTATTCAAAATGGCTCAAACGAACCAACCGGCAAAATAAATCCAAATAAGAACTTCAGAGTTAATATGAGTGTTGAGCTGCCTGTAGCTACAGATGGCAACGCAAGACCATATCTGAAAAAGGACGACTTTATTCGCATCCCTATGATAGAAAAGGGAGTAAAGTTAACAGGCAATTTAGATCTTGGCAAGTTAGATGCCAAATTCATGGTAAATGGTACCGAGCATACAGTTAAGAATGCGTTTTCAGCAAAGGTAGAAGCTGACAATGCTACAAAAACCGTATACATGGTTATGACTTTACTTGTTGACAACAACGAGTTACAGGATGCAACAGACTTAAGGGCCAATATCAAGATGGACTTTGATGTTGATCAGGACAGCATGGGCAAAGATGCAAAGGGAAGCTATATCTATTCTGCAGAGAAGAAGATATATCTTGGCAAGTTTGACAACAAGTTTGTTGTAGAAAAGACAGGAACCATAGACTACGACAATGGAAATGTCAACTGGACTGTAAAGGTTGAGAAAAAAGGTGCTGCTGGAGAGCAGACTTCATTAGCAGGCTATAGACTTGAAGATCCTATCGGAAAAGTAGGTGCCTATATACCTAAGACTTTCACAGTCTATGAAGCAGGTGCAAACAACGCACCCAGCAACAGGATATTTGGTGATGACGGCAGTGCTTCATCAGATTTTAAGTATGTAACAGGTGCAACTGATGCAGGCAACAACAATGCACTTACCTATGTGTTCCCTGCGAATGCACCGGGCAAGGCAATAGTTAAGTTTAGTACAAGCTTAATGAAGGATTCTTCAGATACATACTATACTGATCTTAGAAATGGCTTTACCAGAGACAACACTGCGTATTTGTATCAGAAGGAAACAGATGGGAAATATACTGTTAAAGTCGCTGAGAACACCACAACTGTCAGATGGGGCGGAATGTGGGGAGTTAAGTATCACGGAGGCTATTCCGAGAAAAACGGAATAAGAGATGCACTCTTAAAGGATCACCTCAGTGACAAAGGAATGACAAAAGACAGCTTTGCTGAGCTTGATGAGGACGTTAAAGTAGAAAACGGCAAACATAAAGTACAGTGGGATATCGTATTTGATGCAACAGATAAGAATCTCACAAATGTAAAGCTTAGAGATGAACTTCCTCTTACCGGACGTTATTCAAAGAAAGAAATGACCTTTGATAAGGCAATGGTAAGAAAGTGGGATGTAACCGGACATAAGTGGCTCTATTTTGATTATGCAAACAAGACCTGGGGCACTGATGTAAAATACATCACAACTCAGCCACAGGACGGTGTATACGCGATAGGCGATCTAAACACTGTAGCAAAGTTAACAATCTGGTCAGAAGTAGAAGGCTTAAAGGGTATTGACAGATTCAGTAACAATGCAAGAGTTATGTGGGGTAAGGACAGCAAGAAGTACGTAGACCTCTCAGAAGGCTTCGACATCGGTAAAAAGAGCATAATTAAAAGGGCAGAGGGTAAGTATATTGAGTCTAACCCTACCTGGAATATAAAGGTCAGCAAGGGAACCGTTGATGAGAACAAGGCTAAAGGTATCAAGACCTATGTTTACGATACTTTGATTGATACAAGCATTGGAAACTCAGATGAGTACTATAAGCTTATAAATGGTACAAGTGCTGACAAGGTTGCTGCCAGAGAGAACTTCTCACTTGAAAATGGCGACAAGAAATTTGCTTCAGGAGTGAAAGTAGCTGATATTGTATATCAGGCAGGTACTGCAAAAATGAGCTATGAGGACGGTTCATTTGTAGACAGCTTAAATAATGGAGCACTGAAGGCCACTGTGCATACTCTTTACTATACAAAAGGCACAGAGAAGAAGGCTGTAGGTAAAATCTTAGAAGTAACAGGCTTTGAAGATTGTACCAAGACTCTTGATAACGAGGGTGACAAGTGGTATCCTTTCTCATTCAGAACTAATATACTTGACGCTGATTCACTTACAGGCGGTTCAAGACGAGGTAATGACAGCAACTTAAAATACAATCAGGTTATGAACTTAGCTTACCTTTATGGATCAGGTAAGGTTGGTAAAAATGGTGAAGAAGGCGTAGAATACGGAAGCTTTAGTGATTATTGGGCAAACTACAACCATAGAATGATTCAGAAGGACGCACTTACAAGTGATGCAGCTGAAAAGCTCATCGCAGGCGGCGAAAGCAGCTACACTGCAGCAAATGCAAATGATGTTGTAAATGGTACATCAGGTGCATATGCAAAGGATTATAAGTCAGTAGTATTCCGTCTTAGCGTAAATGCTGAAAACATAAAGAAATTAGACACAAGCAAGCTTGAAGCATTTATAAAGGACAGCATAGACAGTAAGTTTAAGATAGTTCCACTTAATGATAAGTATAACTACCTTGTATTTAAGGGAACACCTAGAACAGCTTTTACAGGAGCAGGCTATACCAATGATGCTTATGTAACAGCTGAGGGAAGCCCTGTTGATGCAAATGACATATTCACAGTAAGTGAAAATGTAGCAAACGGAGATAAACTTGATACAACCTTTACCCTTAAGAAGCTTGACGCTCCTTACGTTATTCTCCTTAGAGCTCAGATAAGAGACGGAGAGAACGGAGACGAGAAGAAGATTATCAATTCTAAGGGTGCTGTGACCAACGATGTGGCAGTAACACTTCACGATGTAAGCTTTGATGGAACTAAGGGTAAGGATTACAGCCTTTCAAGCAGCAAGACTGTTGATTATGATACCAGATTCTTAAGTAAGGAATATAAGGTAGAGCAGGGTGGAATCATAAGATGGACCATAGAGTACAATCCAGCTATTATGGATGCTGGTACCAAGGGTGAAATCGAAGCTGCAAAGGATGACAGCGCGGCTGATAAGAAAGATATTACCTTATACGATATACTTGAAAAGGGACTTAATGTATTCCAGGAAAATGACAAGCCAATTCTTGGCAAGGGATATTACAGCCTTGAGATGGTTGACAAAGACGGAAACAGTGTTCCATATTCTGCTAAGTTAACAGACCTCCTTTCATTTGGTAAGGAAGGTGGTAAGGAAGCTCTTACACTTAAGATACCTAATAATGAGAGAATGAATAAGTTTATTTTCTCATATAGTACCATTCTTGATAAGAATGCACCTAAGGATATAAAGAATACAGTTCAGATTCGTATTAACGGTGAAAAGAAGTCAGAAGCTGAAGTTGCAACATATACAGTTTCAGCAGGTGTTTCACTCGATACCTTCGTTACAGAAGGCAATTTAACTGCGAAGATAGTAAAGACTGATGCCGAGACAGGAAAACCTATCAAGGGTGTTGAGTTTGAACTCACATATCCAAATGGCACTGTTAAGAAGGCAGCTACAGATGCAACAGGTGTAGTTAAGTTTGCTTCACTTGAAGCAGGAAATGGTTACAAGTTAAGAGAGTTTAGCGCTGAAGGCTATGAAGTAGACAAAAATACTTATGTATTCAATGTTGAGCGAATTACCGTTCCTAATGGCAAGACACTTACCATCGGTGGATTTGCAGTAGAAGGCACACCTGTAGGCGAGCAGCAGTTAAAGTTCGGTGACGGTGTTGTAGGTGGCAGTGATGGTAGAACTATCGTAGCTACCAACAAGAAAATAGGTGAGTTAAAGGATGAAACAAGCTTTAACCTCATTAAGGCAGATTATGATGTAAACAAGGATGTAATAACCAAGGCAGGTGTGACAGTCAATGAAATTAAGTCACGTCTTGATGGAGTGAAGTTCACACTTACTTCAGGAAGTTCAGTAATTGCAGAGGGAACCACCTCTACACCTGCAGGAATTGTTACATTTGAGGGTCTTGCCAGTGGTAAGTACACACTTAAAGAAGCCTCTGCAAAGGCAGGATATAAGGCTCTTGATAAGACTTACACAGTGGTTGTGACAACAGCCGCAATCAATAAGGCAGCTGGTAAGGCTGTGGTAGATGAGATAGCAGTAGTGGAAAAGGATGAAAATGTTGGATTGGTTGGTGACTCTATTGTAGTCCTCAATCATAAGGAGAATGTAACTCCTAATCCGGTACCGGGTCCAAACCCAAACCCAAATCCAAATCCAAACCCAAATCCAAATCCAAATCCGGGTCCAAACCCAAACCCAAATCCGGGTCCAAGCCCAAGTCCTAATCCATCACCAAGCCCAAACCCAAATCCAAGCCCAAACCCAAATCCAAGCCCTAACCCAAACCCTACACCAACAGTACCTACAACAGATATACCTAACAATGATACACCTACCTATCCATCAGACAATTTCCCAAATCCGAACGATCCAAAGAGTCCGGATGAGTTCGTTTCGGTTGATGACAACGGAACTCCAAAGGGTAGATATGTAAAGAAGAAAAAACCTGATGGAACTAACGAGTATGTGAAGGTTAATGATGACGGTACTCCTAAGGGAACTAAGGGTGGTAAGAACAGGCTCCCAAGAACCGGTGGTTCAGATACCATGGTTTATTACTTAGGTGGAGCAATGCTCATCTTCCTTGCATCAGGCATTGTTGTAAGAAGAAAAAAAGTTAATAAATAA